The Halomonas sp. 'Soap Lake #6' genomic sequence TCTAGACCATGAAAGAAGCACCACAGCCACAGGTAGTGGTGGCGTTGGGGTTCTGAATGCGAAAACGTGCACCTGCTAACCCCTCTTCATAGTCAACCGTTGAGCCTACTAAGTACTGGTAGGAGAGCGGGTCAACGACCAGTGTGGCATCGCCAAACTCAATGAGTGTGTCGTCTTCGGCAACGCTTTCCGCAAAGTCGAATCCGTACTGGAAACCGGAACAGCCGCCACCGGTTACGTAGACGCGCAGTTTCAGCGCAGTGTTATTCTCTTCTGCCATCAGTGCGCTAATACGTTTGCGTGCGCTGTCAGATAAGAGTAGAGGGGTTGGAACAAAAGCTTCTGCACCGCTCATGGGTACCTCCCGCGAGCTTTAGGAACGAATAATCAGCATTGGAAAATGATTATGGGTAATTCCCAGCAAAAGGGTCAACTATTGCTGGGAATTTGTGAGATGTTACGGCATCAGGGCAGGGGCACTAAGGCCCATATTTTCTTCAAAGCCAAACATCAGGTTTAGGTTCTGGATTGCTTGGCCTGATGCACCTTTAACCAGGTTGTCAATCACAGACAGTACCACGATAGTATTGCCGTTGCTGGGGCGGTGCACTGCTAGTCGGCAGGTGTTGTTGCCTTTTACGCTGCGGGTCTCTGGGTGGCTACCTGCTGGCATGACATCTACAAATGGCTCATTGACATAGCGCTGCTCGAAGAGTGCCTGTAAATCGCCAGGTTCGGCGATAAGTGAGCTGTAAAGCGTAGCGTGAATGCCTCGAATCATCGGTGTTAGGTGAGGCACAAAGGTCAGCCCAACCGGATTGGGTTGCATGTCTCCCAAGCCTTGACGAATTTCCGGCAAATGACGGTGCCCACTTGCGCCATAGGCTTTCATTGACTCACTAGCCTCTGCCAGTAACGATGCCACTTTGGCGCCACGGCCAGCGCCGGTAACGCCTGATTTACAGTCGGCGATTAACTGGCTTGGATCGATTAGGCCTGCTTCTAAAAGTGGTAAGTAGCCTAATTGAACGGCGGTGGGGTAGCAGCCAGGCACAGCAATCAAACGGGCGCTTTTAATTTCTTCCCGGTGCATTTCCGGTAAGCCGTAAACTGCTTCTTGCAGCAGCTCTGGTGCACCGTGGGGTTGGTCGTACCACTGACTCCACTCATTGGCATCACGCAGTCGAAAATCAGCAGAAAGATCGATTACCCGGGTACCATTATCGAGCAACTCTCCGGCAAGGGCGTGAGCCACACCATGGGGGGTGGCAAAAAATACCGCATCCATAGCACCTAGTGCCTTGGCATCAGGTTCGCTAAACGCCAGCGTATCGTAGTGGCCGCGGAGGTTGGGGTACATATCACATACCTTAACGCCCGCTTCTGATCGTGAGGTAATCGCTTCTACGCTAACGTGGGGGTGCTGGGCGAGAAGCCTTAGAAGCTCTACACCGGTGTAACCCGTACCGCCGACAATACCAACCTTAATCACAAACCACTCCTTGCGCGTTGAGCACGTTACGTCTTAACAATAAAGCTTGAATGCTAAACAGCCTTGTTAAATGGTCGCAGGCTGTCGAAGTGTATCAAGCTATGATACACAAGAGGTATCGCCCATAAGAGCGCTCAATGGTTAAAACGATAATCGC encodes the following:
- the erpA gene encoding iron-sulfur cluster insertion protein ErpA; this translates as MSGAEAFVPTPLLLSDSARKRISALMAEENNTALKLRVYVTGGGCSGFQYGFDFAESVAEDDTLIEFGDATLVVDPLSYQYLVGSTVDYEEGLAGARFRIQNPNATTTCGCGASFMV
- the argC gene encoding N-acetyl-gamma-glutamyl-phosphate reductase is translated as MIKVGIVGGTGYTGVELLRLLAQHPHVSVEAITSRSEAGVKVCDMYPNLRGHYDTLAFSEPDAKALGAMDAVFFATPHGVAHALAGELLDNGTRVIDLSADFRLRDANEWSQWYDQPHGAPELLQEAVYGLPEMHREEIKSARLIAVPGCYPTAVQLGYLPLLEAGLIDPSQLIADCKSGVTGAGRGAKVASLLAEASESMKAYGASGHRHLPEIRQGLGDMQPNPVGLTFVPHLTPMIRGIHATLYSSLIAEPGDLQALFEQRYVNEPFVDVMPAGSHPETRSVKGNNTCRLAVHRPSNGNTIVVLSVIDNLVKGASGQAIQNLNLMFGFEENMGLSAPALMP